The sequence below is a genomic window from Streptomyces sp. NBC_00289.
GATGTTGACGCCGCGCGCTCCCTTGTCCGAGGCGTGCACAATGGTCATCGCCACCGGCTTGGCGTCACCGCCCGGCCTGGCCGGGGTGGCAGCCCGAGGCGACGAGCCGCCGACGGCACCGGCCTGCGCGGTCCACGCCGACGCACCGGCGGCCAGCACCGTCACCCCGAGCGCCGCCCCGACCAGCTTGCCGTACCAGCCTCGCCCGCCACCGTGCCGTGCCATGTCCGCCCCACTTTCCCGCAGTTCCTCGCCGATCCCGGCCAACTGGCAGGACGAGAATCGGCGGTCACGGGATGCGTCCGTTACTGATCACGGACAATTCCGGGGGCGTTCGCGGACAACTCGGCGAGCAGCGGCCGGCCGGACGGGTGGTCCCGATCCCGCCTCCCCACGGTGGTCCGTCAGAGTGACGCGCCCGGCTGCGGTGGCGATCCACGAACGGGATTTCCAGCGGCGGTTCAGGTCGACAGGGACGATCGCGGTCATCGTGACGAGGTCTTCGTAACCCTTCCACGGTTCGACAACTGCACGTCAACGGCGACACCGCACGTGAAGGAAGCCGGCTGACGTCACCCGCCCGTCAGAACGTAAGAGCCGAAGGAGGTCAGCCCGAAGGGCCGTCCCCCTCCGTTGGCGGTCAGCTGGTCAGGGACTGCCACCGAGCTTCCTGCGCCGGGTCGATGCTGCTGCGCCACACCAGAGTCCCGCCGATCAGGCCGGGCTTGTCCCTCGTGGCCAATGCCGGGGCTTCGAGTGTGTCGGCAGCCTCTTCCAGATAGGTGACCAACGTGTCCAGTACCTCCTCGGAGGCGTCGTTGTAGCGGGACCAGGAGCCCAGTGGGCTTGATCCGCTTTGACGGACATCCGAGATCAGGGGTTCAGCCCCGGGAGGATGTCCATCATGGAGAGCATGGGGAAGAAGAAGCCTCGCCCTCGTCGCTCGTTCACGCCGGAGTTCAAGGCGGAGATCGTCGAGCTGTGTCGACGCGGTGACCGCTCGGTCGGTCAGATCGCCAAGGACTTCGATCTGACCGAGACCGCGGTGCGTGACTGGGTGAAGCAGGCCGAGGTCGATGCGGGCGAGCGGGACGGCCTGACCAGCAGCGAACGTGAGGAACTGGCCGCACTGCGGCGGGAGAACCGCCGTCTGCGTGAGGACGTCGACATCCTCAAGCGGGCCACGGCTTTCTTCGCGAAGGAGACCCGGTGACGGTGCACCCGTTCATCGAGGCGGAGAAGCGTGCAGGTCACAGCGTCAAACGAGCGTGTGAGCTGCTGAAGGTCTCCAGGACCGCCTTCTATGCCCGCCGCGCTGCCAAGCCTGGTCCCCGCGCGGTCCGTGACGCCGAGCTGGCGGAACAGATCGCCGACGTCCACACGAGATCGCGGGGAACCTACGGCGCCCCGCGCGTCCATGCCGTGCTCAAGCGGGCAGGCGCCGGATGTGGCCGCCGACGTGTCGCGCGGCTGATGCGGGCTGCCGGCCTGCAGGGCCGACACCGCAGACGACGGCACCTGACGACGATCCCCGATCCACGAGTTGCCCTGCGGCCCGATCTCGTCGTCCGGGACTTCCAGCCCGACCCCGCCGGCCTGGATGCCCGCTGGTGCGGCGACATCACCTACATCGCCACGGAGGAGGGCTGGCTCTATCTGGCCACCGTCATCGACATCGCCTCCCGTCGCGTGGTCGGCTGGGCGACAGCCGACCACCTGCGGACCGATCTGGTCGCCGATGCCCTCACGGCCGCCTGCCGCAAGCGCCGTCCCACCCGGCCGGTGATCTTTCACTCGGATCGTGGCTGTCAGTACACGAGCCAGCAATTCGCCGCGCTGGCAGACCAGTTGGGGGTGCGTCTGTCGGTCGGCCGCACCGGACAATGCTGGGACAACGCACTCGCCGAGTCGTTCTTCGCCACCGTCAAGGGAGCTGCTCGACGCCGTCTCCTGGCCCAGCCGGGCCGCCGCCCGCACCGCGATCTTCGATTTCATCGAGGGCTGGTACAACTTGCACCGTCTGCACAGCAGCCTCGGCTATCGCAGTCCCGCCGAATACGAGACCGCACTCGCAGCCTGACCACCACACCGATGGTGTCCGTCAAAGCGGAACAAGCTCACAGGTAGCCACTATCGGCATCCAGATACAGGCCCGAGGTGCTGTCGGTCGGGCCCCGGGCGACAATCGGAATCCGTGTTGCCTTCCACACGGTGAACTGCTCCTCTTCGGGGCGGCCGACGTTGAGCGGGTCCTGGTGGGCCTGGGCGTCCATCTTGAGCCGATAGCAGGCGCTCACCTCGTCAAAGCGCATCAGAGCCATGTTGCGCGGAAGGCATCCCCAGCCGTTGGCGCCGTCGTCACCCGCCGTCAACATCCACAGCGCGCGCAGTTCGACGGGTATCGGGATGCCGAGATCCTCTTCCAGAGCGGCGATGGCGGCGGGGCTGGCGCCGGCGCGGAGCGCGGCGTAGGAGTCGGGTGCGTTGTGCTTGAGCCAGCCGATGATGCGCCGCCAGGCATCAGCGACCTCTCGTACGGTGATCGCGTCGGCCACGGGGTCGCCAGGCTCGTCCTTGTCTCGGCTCTGCTCCTGCTCCTGGTGAGCAACGTCCGTGGAGGCCTCGGTGGTCGGGACCGCCTTCAGGAACCGGATCTCGATCCGGTCCGGCTCACGGATGTAGCCGACGGACAGGTCGGGGCAGTCCTCGAACATGTCGCCGTCGACCGTCACGTTCAAGATGCCGGGCACATTCGAGGGCTGGCCCATGTCAGGGTCGTCGGCCAGCTGGCCGGCCAGCGCCTTCAGCGCGTAGGGAGCGTCCGCACCCAACTGCGTGGCGATGGTGCGTACGTCCGGCTGGATCTCGACCTTCACAGCCTGGAGCTCCTTGCTGGTTGGACGGAGGACGGTGCCCCTCACGCAGTAGGCCCCGGCGTTCGCCGGCGGGTGTGGTGCGGGCATCTTGTCCTGCGGGGTTGGTCACGCGGTCGCGGTGCACAGTCAGGGCTCAAGTCCCTGACAAACGCTCTGCCTTGGCGCAAATGATCAAGAAGTCGTCGACGCGTGAAAC
It includes:
- a CDS encoding IS3 family transposase, yielding MESMGKKKPRPRRSFTPEFKAEIVELCRRGDRSVGQIAKDFDLTETAVRDWVKQAEVDAGERDGLTSSEREELAALRRENRRLREDVDILKRATAFFAKETR
- a CDS encoding IS3 family transposase, whose amino-acid sequence is MAVSTRASNSPRWQTSWGCVCRSAAPDNAGTTHSPSRSSPPSRELLDAVSWPSRAAARTAIFDFIEGWYNLHRLHSSLGYRSPAEYETALAA